Part of the Nycticebus coucang isolate mNycCou1 chromosome 22, mNycCou1.pri, whole genome shotgun sequence genome, gttgtataattcttttgttttcaatttcatttagttgtgctctgattttagttgtttcttttcttctgctgggtttttggttggagtgttcttccttctccagttgcttgagatgtcctattaagttattaacttcatctctttcagttttcttgaggaaggcttgcagtggtataaatttcccttttaggactgccctTGCAGTACCTtaccagaggttctggtaattcgtgtcttgattgttgttttgttccaaaaatttggtgatttccttcttaatctcatctataacccatctatccttcaacataaggttgtttagcttccatgtttttgtatgggtgtgcaggtttctgttgttattgagttcaacttttatttcatgatggtctgagaagatgcaaggaataatttctattttttaaaaatttgctgaggttagatttgtggcctaggatgtggttgatattggagtatgttccatgggctgatgagaagaatgtgtattcagttttgttgggatgaaatgttctgtagatgtctgttaagtccagatgttgaatggttgagtgtaaatctaagatttctttgcttagcttctttttggaggatctatccagcactgcttaacgggtgttaaaatctccaactactatggaagtggaggaaatcaagttgctcatgtctgttagagtttctcttatgaattgaggtgcattgtggttgggtgcataaatattaataatagagctctcatcatattgagtattacctttaacaaatatgaagtgtccatccttatccttaattattttggttggtttaaagcctattgtgtctgcgaacaggattgcaacgcctgcttttttctgctttccatttgcctggaatatagatgaccatcccttcaccttgagtctaattttgtcttttaatgtaagatgcgattcttgtatgcagcagatatctggcttgagtttctgtatctagtcagccaacctgtgcctctttagaggacagtttaaaccattcacattaattgagaatattgataagccttttgagagtccagtggacatttttaatcattgtgtgactgtggaagttggaatttgatcaaaattttctgggtgagtttacttttgttgtggaggattacgctggtatttatggaggataggtctgagaatatcctggagagctggtttggttatggcaaatttcttcaacatgtgaatgtcattgaagtatttaatttctccatcatagatgaaactcagtttagcagggtacaggatcctgggttgaaagttattttgttttaggagattaaaagtcgaccatcctcttctggtttgaaagttttcagcagagagatctgcagttattctaatattcttccccttgtaggtaatggttttctttcgtctggcagctttcagaattttctccttcatattaactttaatgaaattgattatgatgtgtctgggggatgtcttatttgggttgagtcgtgctggagttcagaaactgtctgctatctgaatttcagaatctcttggcatgtctggaaagttctctttcataatctcatggagaagagactctgtgccttgtgaagccactttgtcgctttcggggatccgtataagacgaatattggttttctttgaattatgccagagctctctgagagagtgatctgtttttgccctccatttctcttcctctttgagagtttgggagcgttcgaaaactttgtcttcaatgtcagaaatcctgtcttctgcttgctccattctgttactgagggattctactgtgtttctcagatctttgagggctgcaacttcttgtctcaatgtgtcaaaatctttggtcatttggtctttgaatttgttgaattcttgagatatcgtttgggttactgcttaagagttctaattcaatcttatttgctatcgaGATTCTGAAtgcgatttctgacatctcagctatttgtttgtgcatggggtcttgtgctgtgtctgacccattgatccttgggggagttgatctactctgattattcaaattgccagagtttttctgttgattttgcctcatgattgtttttcaccgttgcctctggccgtcctcagagttggggaggtgtctctacaagattagatcccagccagatcactctattgttgcttaatctttgtagagagtgaccctgtgtagttcctctggggctgctccagctagggagttctggttgtggaagcagctccggcgtgtgacacacccggatccagcaacagggtgggaggtggtgcgcacggttctgggagtgcctggcacccagtgactttggcacagagagcccaacaCTCCAGCAGactctggccaagagaagggctctgcactgaggcagggagggatcCAGAGGGCccgcagctaccagtatccctgacCAGACGAGTGGACCAgtatggaggctgggaggacacaggagggaggatgcagggttgcacggctcctgcagttcctggtcagggcatgcagaggcccggttaGTGTGGGGTCacagcacagatcttatggaggtccaggcagtgccaagcccaggaatttgaggttgctatgagctgtgacaccacagcactctacccagggcaacagcctgagcctctagtgtgccaaaaccatcttaCTCTGttcctaagggttaaggctgtaaggcagctcagtccccgcctttaggctgctcagttgataggttactaggtcccacgtgatccttgctctgggaccctgagggcggagcttgccggggcagttctctcacacaatgatTCCCTGCAGTCCAGCTCAGTGGCtgtgtctggggccccagacaatgcccaaagttctccgcactcttgctcaagctctccccaaggcagttcaactgagtgccaagtccaaaaacaccgaaacagttcacaggcaaggcctttctggtttgcagtctcactgctgcttgtacttacagttgccagcatgattaggtcgatcaaacacacgcaaccacttgccagtttcccactgtttttgccctcctcttggggtccagaagtcccttgctgactccctgtatcctcaaaggggtgattataggcagatcccaccagccagagatgtctggagtcttatctccccagactcacagtgcccagttgtagggaagctgttactcagccgccatctttcaggatatcatctttttcttccattcttgagatactttaccaagaagaatatgttccagctccatccatgtaaacatgaaagaggtaaagtctccatctttctttaaggctgcataatattccatggtatacatataccacaatttgttaatccattcatgggtcaatgggcacttaggcttcttccatgacttagtaattatgaattgggctgcaataaacattctttgttataatgtgatttttggtcttctggatatatacctagtagaggaatctcATAGACTCTAAGTATCTTATGGCTGTCTCACCAACTATTGTATTAGAAACAGGCAACTTGGGAGTTCGCCTGCCGTCACGTGCGTAAGCAAGGCAGTGATCCTGGGCGGCTACACGGTGTAGCGGTTTTGGAGAATTGGTGCAGCTCTGGTCGCGGGGGGGAGGAGGATGTCAGTCAGTGCGAGATCCGCTGCTGCTGAGGAGAGGAGCATGAACAGCAGCACCATGGTGGATTTGTTCTGTTGGAATCTGGAACACTGTAATGATGGAAATGTGTTCTTTACAAAGTAGCTAAGAACCTTGAAGGCTATGTGTTATTTGCCAATCTCCCAAATCAAATATACAGAAAATCAGTGAAGAGGGGGTTTGAATTCACACTTATGGTAGTAGGTGAATCTGGATTGGGAAAGTTGACGTTAATCAACTCATTATTCCTCATAGATTTGTATCCTCCAGAGTATCCTGGTCCTTCCCATAAATTAAAAAGACTGTACAGGTGGAACAGTCCAAAGTTTTAATTAAAGAAGGTGGTGTTCAGTTGCTGCTCACAATAGTTGATACCCCAGGATTTGGAGATGCCGTGGATAATAGTAATTGCAGTCGCAAGCCTTTTTGCCACCAGAGACCAGTTTCACAGAAGAAATTTTTTCCACAGATTATGCTGGCAGCCTGTTATCGACTACATTGATAGTAAATTTGAGGACTACCTAAATGCAGAATCTCGAGTAAACAGACGTCAGATGCCTGATAGCAGGGTGCAGTGTTGTTTATACTTCATAGCTCCTTCTGGACATGGACTTAAACCATTGGATATTGAGTTTATGAAGCGTTTGCATGAAAAAGTGAATATCATTCCACTTATTGCCAAAGCAGACACTCTCACACCAGAGGAATGCCAACAGTTTAAAAAACAGATAATGAAAGAAATCCaggaacataaaattaaaatatatgcatttccagaaacagatgatgaagaagaaaataagcttGTTAAAAAGATAAAGGACCGTTTACCTCTTGCAGTGGTAGGTAGTAATACTATCATTGAAGTTAACGGCAAAAGGGTCAGAGGATGGCAGTATCCTTGGGGTGTTGCTGAAGTTGAAAATGGTGAACATTGTGATTTCACAAGTCTAAGAAATATGTTGATAAGAACACATATGCAGGATTTGAAAGATGTGACTAATAATGTACACTATGAGAACTACAAAAGCAGAAAACTGGCAGCTGTGACTTATAATGGAGTTGATAACAACAAGAATAAAGGGCAGCTTACCAAGAGCCCTCTGGcacaaatggaagaagaaagaagggaacatgtagctaagatgaaaaaaatggaaatggagaTGGAGCAGGTGTTTGAGATGAAGGTCAAAGAAAAAGTTCAGAAACCGAAGGACTCTGAAGCTAAGCTCCAGTGGCGCCATgagcaaatgaaaaagaatttggaaGCACAGCACAAAGAATTAGAGGGAAAATGTCATCAGTTTGAGAATGAGAAAGCAAACTGGGAAGCTCAGCAACGTATTTTAGAACAACAGAACTCTTCAAG contains:
- the LOC128575192 gene encoding LOW QUALITY PROTEIN: septin-7-like (The sequence of the model RefSeq protein was modified relative to this genomic sequence to represent the inferred CDS: inserted 1 base in 1 codon); the protein is MSVSARSAAAEERSMNSSTMVDLFLAKNLEGYVLFANLPNQIYRKSVKRGFEFTLMVVGESGLGKLTLINSLFLIDLYPPEYPGPSHXIKKTVQVEQSKVLIKEGGVQLLLTIVDTPGFGDAVDNSNCWQPVIDYIDSKFEDYLNAESRVNRRQMPDSRVQCCLYFIAPSGHGLKPLDIEFMKRLHEKVNIIPLIAKADTLTPEECQQFKKQIMKEIQEHKIKIYAFPETDDEEENKLVKKIKDRLPLAVVGSNTIIEVNGKRVRGWQYPWGVAEVENGEHCDFTSLRNMLIRTHMQDLKDVTNNVHYENYKSRKLAAVTYNGVDNNKNKGQLTKSPLAQMEEERREHVAKMKKMEMEMEQVFEMKVKEKVQKPKDSEAKLQWRHEQMKKNLEAQHKELEGKCHQFENEKANWEAQQRILEQQNSSRTLEKNKKKGKIF